The Thomasclavelia ramosa DSM 1402 genome includes a region encoding these proteins:
- a CDS encoding DUF4355 domain-containing protein: MSKDLFRKWPLAYPLNLQLFADEDAGGSDNQDTSGKEDGKNDESQEQTKTFTQDEVDNIIKGRLAKERKSWEKQLVDQQTEAEKLASMSEKEKKQYQEQKRAKDLETREAAITRRELTAQAKEQLADKGLPITLAEILNFTDAESCNKSIETVEKAFQSAVEKAVEDRIKGGKPIKKATDDKTTDAELIYKNMMGK, from the coding sequence ATGAGTAAAGATTTATTTAGAAAGTGGCCATTAGCGTATCCACTAAATCTTCAATTGTTTGCTGATGAAGATGCCGGCGGTAGTGATAATCAAGATACTTCAGGCAAAGAAGATGGTAAAAATGATGAAAGCCAAGAACAAACCAAGACTTTTACTCAGGATGAAGTCGATAATATTATTAAAGGTCGATTAGCTAAAGAGCGTAAGTCGTGGGAAAAACAGCTTGTTGATCAACAGACAGAGGCCGAGAAATTGGCCAGCATGAGTGAAAAAGAGAAAAAGCAGTATCAGGAGCAAAAACGTGCTAAGGATCTGGAAACTAGAGAAGCAGCAATTACTCGTAGAGAATTGACTGCCCAAGCTAAAGAACAGTTGGCGGATAAAGGGCTTCCTATTACGTTGGCCGAAATTTTAAATTTTACTGATGCTGAGAGCTGCAACAAATCGATTGAAACAGTAGAAAAAGCATTTCAATCAGCAGTAGAAAAAGCAGTAGAGGACCGTATCAAAGGCGGTAAGCCGATTAAAAAAGCAACTGATGATAAAACAACAGATGCTGAACTTATTTATAAAAATATGATGGGCAAATAG
- a CDS encoding phage head-tail connector protein codes for MTIEEEFKKVTGETDDISVSLFLDKAEETVLEKTNRPSLVKELEHFKFDLAVARYERDGESGESSHSEGGVNRSYRSEDEILSGIDKYRLSAVARRRLNAKKKDEEIQT; via the coding sequence ATGACTATCGAAGAAGAGTTTAAGAAAGTAACAGGAGAAACTGACGATATATCGGTTTCTCTTTTTCTTGATAAAGCTGAGGAAACTGTTCTTGAAAAAACTAATCGCCCGTCATTGGTGAAAGAACTTGAACATTTCAAGTTTGATCTTGCAGTTGCGAGATATGAACGAGATGGTGAATCCGGGGAGTCAAGTCATAGCGAGGGCGGAGTAAACCGCAGCTATCGCAGTGAAGATGAGATACTTTCGGGTATCGATAAATATAGACTTAGTGCTGTTGCTAGGAGGCGATTAAATGCTAAGAAGAAAGATGAAGAAATTCAAACTTAG
- a CDS encoding HK97-gp10 family putative phage morphogenesis protein has product MTFQNADKLIKKLNLMSNEVQGEILKKSVKRGGLLVQKQARLLVNSKSGNLGRSIKERTEQRPSGASSTVYTNLDYGIYYELGTGPNGQEKHAGISPNVNPKYSQTGWMIPADAMSVDDAEYYGLGVVESGGEVIGYRTNGMPARPYLYPALHDQKKDITKEMNRYIGKEIVKVMKK; this is encoded by the coding sequence ATGACATTTCAAAATGCGGATAAACTCATAAAAAAGCTTAATTTAATGTCTAATGAAGTTCAGGGTGAAATCTTAAAGAAATCAGTAAAGCGAGGTGGTCTACTTGTACAAAAGCAGGCACGTCTTTTGGTTAATTCTAAGAGCGGTAATTTAGGTAGGTCAATCAAGGAAAGAACAGAACAGAGGCCTAGTGGAGCAAGCAGTACTGTTTACACTAATCTTGATTATGGCATTTACTATGAGCTTGGAACAGGTCCCAATGGTCAGGAAAAACATGCGGGTATTTCTCCAAATGTTAATCCTAAATATTCACAAACTGGATGGATGATACCTGCTGATGCTATGAGTGTTGATGATGCTGAGTATTATGGCTTGGGTGTTGTAGAAAGTGGTGGTGAAGTTATCGGATACCGTACTAATGGTATGCCGGCACGGCCGTATCTCTATCCAGCGCTGCATGATCAGAAAAAAGATATTACTAAAGAGATGAATAGATATATTGGAAAGGAAATAGTCAAGGTGATGAAAAAATGA
- a CDS encoding phage tail tube protein produces the protein MLANGATLEYKKKSATESTYTKLKGLKEIPEMGVDPEKVENTDLDDTVKQYEMGIGDAGDITYKFKYENTSTDSPYRLMRALEESGEIATFKETLKDGTTTEFDGQVSVKRTGGGVNGVIEFNLNIALQSKLTITDPEIA, from the coding sequence ATGTTAGCAAATGGAGCAACTTTAGAGTATAAGAAAAAATCTGCTACTGAAAGTACTTATACAAAATTAAAAGGATTAAAAGAAATTCCTGAAATGGGTGTTGATCCTGAAAAAGTAGAGAATACAGATCTTGATGATACCGTTAAACAGTATGAAATGGGTATCGGTGATGCAGGTGATATCACCTATAAATTTAAATATGAAAATACATCAACAGACAGTCCATATCGTTTGATGAGAGCTTTGGAGGAGAGTGGGGAGATCGCTACTTTTAAAGAAACATTAAAGGATGGAACTACAACTGAATTTGATGGTCAGGTTTCTGTTAAAAGAACTGGTGGTGGAGTTAATGGTGTTATTGAGTTTAACTTAAACATTGCACTTCAAAGTAAATTGACAATCACTGACCCAGAAATTGCATAA
- a CDS encoding DUF6096 family protein — protein MEENKRIPWATWEVDGVEYKLKLTTSVITKLEEQFKTNLVNVLDNGVPALKIMLTITHGAMQKFHHGIKYKDVEEMFEKYVDEGGSQTAFMTDVFFPIYQASGFFSGSMAEMMSEKLDEAKEQL, from the coding sequence ATGGAAGAAAATAAAAGAATCCCATGGGCTACGTGGGAAGTCGATGGAGTTGAGTATAAATTAAAACTCACAACAAGTGTAATTACTAAACTTGAAGAACAGTTTAAGACTAATCTTGTTAACGTCCTGGATAATGGTGTTCCAGCGTTAAAGATTATGCTTACAATTACACATGGTGCTATGCAAAAATTTCACCACGGTATCAAATATAAGGATGTAGAAGAAATGTTTGAAAAATATGTGGATGAGGGAGGATCACAAACTGCATTCATGACAGATGTGTTTTTCCCGATTTATCAAGCGTCGGGTTTTTTCTCTGGTTCAATGGCAGAAATGATGAGCGAGAAATTGGACGAAGCCAAAGAACAACTGTAA
- a CDS encoding phage tail protein, translated as MKSATQNVTAQTSKIKSAISGIKSALVGLAVGTGLLKLGKEALQVASDLTEVQNVVDVAFGSMAWKAEKFSKSALEAFGMSELSAKKTSGTYMTMAKSAGINENAASDMAVTLAGLTGDVASFYNISQDLADVRLKSVFTGETETLKELGVVMTQTNLQAYALSQGINKNISDMNQAEQTTLRYNFVLDRLAFVQGDFARTSSSWANQIRILQERFKQLLGIIGNGLIAALTPVVQFLNMIIGKLITFANVVSAVFGRLFGKKSAGQQASNGFTSASNAAKTATASTGGLNNALKGTEGQAKKTAKALGSLAGFDELNTISASDSSSGSGGSGAGTGGGGYAIDPIDWGSAFEEPDTSGIEATVDKVMVYVNRLKEFLKTNAPVITSLLSGVLAGFVAFEVIKNWAALTGPIKNLFTNIGALFALFKDVGVIETLSVMLTGLNTPMLAIVGVITAVTAALVYLYQTSESFRNLVNDAVGALLGILQNFYTSCLLPIFDTLVMLFNTVLLPLGNLLTDVFLTVVEAIASIALAFWTNILAPIADFLVSVLGIAIQAVCDILQGWMPAINTVIETLSKLWNTMLKPIVEFIKTAFITIFEIAGSVIKTVADIILGAFQVVADFFVGIFTLNMSDTWEKVCKIFSNAWDSICETFAPLGEWFGQQWENVKTAFSDVAEWFGTIFDHAWDNICGAFSRTGEFFKGVWNNITDAFGNIVDWFKGKFSDAWTAVKNVFSTGGAVFDGIKDGILNGLKAVVNAIIKGINKVIKIPFDGINSALKSIKKVSILGLKPFDWISTISVPQIPLLAEGTVVNKPTLGIFGEAGTEAVIPLKRNTQGLDLIAEKLADRLSFDGDSGNGATYVINFVLENGKVLTKMVIDNIKEYEVQTGKPVFDY; from the coding sequence ATGAAGTCAGCTACCCAGAATGTTACTGCGCAGACATCTAAAATCAAATCAGCTATATCAGGTATAAAATCAGCACTTGTAGGATTAGCGGTTGGAACTGGACTGTTAAAACTTGGTAAAGAGGCTTTACAGGTTGCAAGTGATCTTACTGAAGTGCAGAACGTTGTAGATGTAGCGTTTGGCTCCATGGCGTGGAAAGCTGAAAAGTTTTCTAAATCAGCACTTGAAGCATTTGGGATGAGCGAGTTAAGCGCCAAGAAAACATCGGGCACTTACATGACTATGGCTAAAAGTGCCGGTATAAATGAAAACGCAGCCAGTGATATGGCGGTCACTTTGGCAGGTTTAACAGGTGATGTCGCATCATTTTATAACATATCTCAAGATCTTGCTGATGTGCGTTTAAAATCTGTTTTTACAGGTGAGACAGAAACTTTAAAAGAGCTAGGTGTTGTAATGACTCAAACAAATCTCCAGGCTTATGCATTGTCACAAGGTATTAATAAAAATATAAGTGATATGAATCAGGCAGAGCAAACAACTTTAAGATATAACTTTGTTTTGGATAGATTAGCCTTTGTTCAAGGCGATTTCGCAAGAACAAGCAGCAGCTGGGCTAATCAAATTCGTATCCTTCAGGAACGATTTAAACAGCTTTTGGGGATTATCGGAAACGGCTTGATTGCCGCATTAACGCCTGTAGTACAGTTTTTGAATATGATTATTGGAAAACTGATTACATTTGCGAATGTTGTAAGTGCAGTTTTTGGTAGGTTATTTGGCAAGAAGTCGGCAGGACAGCAGGCATCGAATGGTTTTACTTCTGCTAGTAACGCTGCAAAAACAGCAACAGCTTCTACAGGTGGACTAAATAATGCATTAAAGGGTACAGAAGGTCAAGCCAAGAAAACGGCTAAGGCGTTAGGTTCATTGGCCGGGTTTGATGAATTAAATACAATCAGTGCGAGTGATTCTAGTTCTGGTAGTGGTGGCTCTGGCGCTGGTACCGGAGGTGGCGGATATGCCATTGATCCAATCGACTGGGGCAGTGCGTTTGAGGAGCCGGATACGAGCGGTATTGAGGCTACTGTTGATAAGGTGATGGTCTATGTCAATAGGCTTAAAGAGTTTCTCAAGACCAATGCTCCTGTCATTACAAGTCTGTTATCTGGAGTTTTAGCGGGCTTTGTTGCTTTTGAGGTGATCAAAAATTGGGCCGCATTAACGGGCCCAATAAAAAATTTATTTACTAATATAGGTGCATTATTTGCTTTATTCAAGGATGTTGGGGTAATTGAAACATTGAGTGTTATGCTTACCGGATTAAATACTCCAATGCTTGCAATTGTAGGTGTTATTACAGCTGTAACCGCAGCACTTGTTTATTTATATCAGACTAGTGAGTCTTTTAGAAATCTTGTGAATGATGCGGTAGGTGCTTTATTAGGAATACTTCAGAATTTTTATACAAGCTGCCTTTTACCAATTTTTGATACGCTGGTAATGCTTTTTAATACAGTGCTGCTCCCATTGGGGAATTTATTAACAGATGTATTTTTAACAGTAGTAGAAGCTATAGCAAGCATTGCTTTAGCATTTTGGACTAACATTCTTGCCCCGATTGCGGATTTTCTTGTCAGTGTTTTAGGAATAGCAATACAAGCTGTGTGCGATATTCTTCAGGGATGGATGCCGGCTATTAATACTGTTATTGAAACTTTATCAAAGTTATGGAATACAATGCTAAAACCTATTGTCGAATTTATAAAGACAGCGTTTATTACGATATTTGAAATTGCTGGCTCTGTTATTAAAACCGTTGCCGATATTATTCTTGGTGCATTTCAAGTGGTAGCTGATTTCTTTGTTGGAATCTTTACACTAAATATGAGTGATACATGGGAGAAGGTTTGTAAGATATTTAGCAATGCATGGGATAGTATCTGTGAAACATTTGCGCCTTTAGGTGAATGGTTTGGGCAGCAGTGGGAAAATGTTAAAACTGCATTTTCTGATGTTGCGGAATGGTTTGGAACTATATTCGATCATGCATGGGACAATATATGCGGTGCTTTCAGCAGAACTGGGGAGTTTTTCAAAGGCGTATGGAACAATATTACTGATGCATTTGGAAATATTGTGGACTGGTTCAAGGGCAAATTCAGCGATGCATGGACAGCAGTTAAAAATGTATTTAGTACAGGAGGTGCTGTATTCGATGGTATCAAAGACGGTATTCTAAATGGCTTAAAGGCTGTTGTAAATGCAATTATTAAAGGAATCAATAAAGTAATTAAAATTCCATTCGATGGTATAAACAGTGCATTAAAATCAATAAAAAAAGTAAGTATTTTAGGACTTAAACCTTTTGACTGGATTAGCACGATAAGCGTACCACAAATTCCTTTGCTAGCCGAAGGAACAGTGGTAAACAAACCAACTTTAGGTATTTTTGGTGAGGCAGGTACTGAGGCTGTAATTCCATTGAAACGTAATACCCAGGGACTTGATCTGATTGCTGAAAAATTAGCAGATAGATTATCT